The Panicum hallii strain FIL2 chromosome 9, PHallii_v3.1, whole genome shotgun sequence genome has a window encoding:
- the LOC112878050 gene encoding pyruvate kinase isozyme A, chloroplastic-like encodes MAANAGTTSSFPYLVAGSSPAARRHGAAHRIRASAAGTTGEAAMDVVSEAELREKGFMGMRKTKLVCTVGPACVEALPALARGGMGVARVNLCHGGREWHRAAMRAVRRLNDEEGFCVSLMVDTEGSQLLVADHGGATSVKAEDYSEWLFTNKKTDEAHPFTMHVNFEKFSDGILVGDELVIDGGMATFVVTEKIGNDLRCKCTDPGLLLPRAKLSFWRNGKLVERSFGLPTLSAKDWADIEFGIAEGVDCIALSFVKDDNDIKQLKAYLSRRSLEHIKIFAKIESLESLKNLKDIIKASDGVMVARGDLGVQIPLEQIPAIQESIVTLCRHLNKPVIVASQLLESIVEYPTPTRAEVADVSEAVRQYADAVMLSAESAIGAYPQKALSVLRVASERMESWSREESMQKLLPQHQLAIALPDRISEQICNCAVEMANNLAVDAIFVYTKHGHMASLLSRNRPNPPILAFTDDAHSRKGMNLYWGVIPLHLPLSDSMEDNFKKTITLMKSKDSVKPGDTILLVSDSDLNRPCAATSVFQSIQVRLVD; translated from the exons atggCCGCCAACGCCGGGACCACCAGCTCCTTCCCGTACCTAGTCGCCGGTTCCTCCCCGGCGGCCCGCCGCCACGGGGCCGCACACCGGATCCGCGCCTCGGCAGCGGGGACGACAGGGGAGGCGGCGATGGACGTGGTGTCGGAGGCGGAGCTGCGGGAGAAGGGGTTCATGGGGATGCGGAAGACGAAGCTGGTTTGCACGGTGGGGCCCGCCTGCGTGGAGGCGCTGCCGGCGCTGGCGCGCGGCGGGATGGGCGTGGCGCGGGTCAACCTCTGCCACGGCGGCCGCGAGTGGCACCGGGCCGCGATGCGCGCCGTGCGGAGGCTCAACGACGAGGAAGGGTTCTGCGTCTCGCTCATGGTCGACACCGAGGGCTCCCAGCTTCTCGTCGCGGACCACGGAGGCGCCACCTCCGTCAAGGCCGAG GATTACTCAGAGTGGCTATTTACAAACAAAAAGACTGATGAAGCCCATCCATTCACGATGCATGTCAATTTTGAGAAGTTTTCTGATG GCATTCTAGTTGGTGATGAGCTTGTGATAGATGGTGGAATGGCAACATTTGTAGTTACTGAGAAAATTGGGAATGATTTGCGCTGTAAGTGCACAGACCCAGGTTTGCTTCTTCCTCGAGCCAAGTTGTCATTCTGGAGGAATGGAAAATTAGTTGAAAGGAGCTTTGGCCTTCCTACATTGTCGGCAAAG GATTGGGCAGATATCGAATTTGGGATAGCAGAAGGAGTTGATTGCATTGCTCTATCTTTTGTAAAGGATGATAATGATATAAAGCAGCTGAAGGCTTACCTCTCCAGAAGATCATTAGA GCACATCAAAATTTTTGCGAAGATCGAGAGTCTGGAATCTCTCAAGAACCTGAAAGACATCATAAAGGCATCTGATGGAGTTATGGTAGCACGTGGGGATCTTGGAGTTCAGATTCCTCTGGAACAAATTCCAGCCATCCAAGAGTCAATTGTTACTCTGTGTAGGCACCTGAACAAGCCTGTGATAGTTGCTTCACAGCTTCTCGAATCAATCGTTGAATATCCAACACCAACTCGAGCGGAG GTGGCTGATGTTTCTGAAGCAGTGCGGCAATATGCAGATGCTGTGATGCTATCAGCAGAGTCAGCTATAGGTGCATATCCCCAGAAAGCTCTATCTGTCCTCCGTGTGGCCAGTGAGAGGATGGAATCATGGAGCCGTGAGGAGAGCATGCAGAAACTTCTTCCACAACATCAGCTTGCAATCGCTCTGCCTGACCGGATCTCAGAGCAAATTTGCAACTGTGCTGTAGAAATGG CAAACAACCTTGCTGTGGATGCCATATTTGTTTACACAAAGCATGGTCACATGGCATCACTTCTATCACGCAACCGGCCAAACCCTCCCATACTTGCGTTCACTGATGATGCCCATTCAAGAAAGGGCATGAACCTCTACTGGGGAGTGATACCGTTGCATCTTCCATTATCTGATAGCATGGAAGATAACTTTAAGAAAACCATCACCCTGATGAAGTCAAAGGATTCTGTGAAACCTGGAGACACGATCTTGCTGGTCTCAGACTCTGATCTAAACCGACCTTGTGCTGCCACATCTGTGTTCCAATCCATTCAGGTCCGGTTAGTGGACTAG